One Pochonia chlamydosporia 170 chromosome 5, whole genome shotgun sequence DNA segment encodes these proteins:
- a CDS encoding FAD-dependent monooxygenase (similar to Metarhizium robertsii ARSEF 23 XP_007823411.1), whose protein sequence is MRTQRYEIAIIGGGIAGTTLANMCERLDIDYVLLEARPSLEADEGTGIAIQPNGFQILDQLGIAEKIIAETVGITDWHTYSGKGELMNSNSIFRQCEETLGYPTIFTSRRKLCRFLSDSITQRDRVKCSSKVTTIAESDNEVVLTTSNGETYVADVVIGADGVNSFVRNFIDRTGPEKGAARSPDDYMSVGFSCCYGISSPTPGFVAGDRFTVMREESGTIGFTGEDGTIFWFIFEHCTDPTGKPKRFSERPRFSKADADAQIPPMADVRIMPNVTFGDIAANRTVYFRIPLEEGIAPSWQTHRTVIVGDAAHKMSPASGMGANVAIESCAVLMNHLMSVRRQCGKGSLSRDFLNTAWSRYSENRKKIGRLWMNRSHIITQSLLCVPGKPLAVGEKIRQMTDDELLGLVIDDLSTAPMLEGVALTERGEVFFGTISAQRAKKQSLKHAAGMRDQAGSKLVGKL, encoded by the exons ATGAGAACCCAGCGGTATGAAAtcgccatcattggcggtggCATCGCAGGCACTACGCTTGCCAATATGTGTGAAAGGCTAGACATAGATTACGTCCTCCTCGAAGCGCGCCCGTCTCTGGAGGCAGATGAAGGCACTGGAATTGCAATACAACCCAATGGATTTCAGATTCTCGACCAACTGGGCATCGCGGAGAAGATTATTGCGGAGACAGTAGGAATTACTGACTGGCACACGTATAGCGGAAAGGGGGAGCTGATGAACTCGAATAGTATATTCAGGCAGTGTGAAGAAAC ACTCGGATATCCAACTATATTCACGTCGCGGCGGAAGCTGTGCCGCTTTTTGTCCGACAGTATCACCCAAAGGGATCGTGTCAAGTGTTCCTCCAAGGTGACGACTATCGCGGAGAGTGACAATGAGGTGGTACTTACGACTAGCAACGGAGAGACATATGTGGCAGATGTCGTCATTGGAGCAGATGGTGTAAATAGCTTTGTCAGGAACTTCATTGACAGGACTGGGCCAGAAAAGGGCGCTGCTAGGTCCCCAGATGACT ACATGTCGGTCGGATTCTCCTGCTGCTATGGTATAtcgtcaccaacaccagGCTTCGTGGCTGGTGACCGCTTCACCGTCATGCGTGAGGAATCAGGCACAATAGGTTTCACCGGTGAAGATGGCACAATATTCTGGTTCATCTTCGAGCACTGCACTGATCCCACGGGCAAACCCAAACGATTCTCCGAGCGCCCGCGGTTCAGCAAGGCAGACGCCGATGCACAAATCCCACCTATGGCAGATGTACGCATCATGCCAAACGTAACGTTTGGGGATATAGCAGCCAATCGCACGGTATACTTTAGAATCCCACTGGAAGAAGGCATAgcaccatcatggcaaaCACACCGCACTGTCATTGTGGGTGATGCTGCACATAAAATGTCGCCGGCCAGCGGGATGGGAGCAAATGTTGCCATTGAATCTTGCGCTGTTTTAATGAATCATCTAATGAGCGTCCGACGTCAGTGTGGCAAAGGAAGCTTGTCTCGCGATTTTTTGAACACCGCTTGGTCACGGTATTCTGAAAACCGCAAAAAGATCGGTCGATTGTGGATGAATAGGTCACACATTATTACCCAGTCATTGCTTTGTGTGCCAGGGAAGCCGTTGGCGGTGGGTGAGAAGATTCGACAAATGACCGACGACGAGCTTCTGGGTTTGGTGATTGACGATTTGTCAACTGCGCCAATGCTGGAGGGTGTTGCGCTGACAGAGCGTGGGGAGGTGTTTTTCGGTACAATTTCTGCGCagagagcaaagaagcagagctTGAAACATGCGGCTGGAATGAGAGATCAAGCAGGGAGCAAGCTTGTCGGTAAATTGTAG
- a CDS encoding allantoate permease (similar to Aspergillus flavus NRRL3357 XP_002377429.1) gives MANLKTLFRAGAEKAPKALAPAATKEERSLVRRLDIFLLTFGCISQIIKFLDQSNINSAYVSGMKEDLGLWGNELNLFTTYFNIAYCIMLIPSQIIMTYVRPSWWLPSLEVIWGIITGLVAMTTSAKQVYILRVFLGLCESAAYPGMISLFMSWYTPLEMAKRIGFYHSCQAVGQMMSGAMQASIVNTMDGRYGLAGWRWMFVINAIITVIWGFAGYIMIPDSPQNPNPWAFWFKRVHSEHALQRLERENRLDAKPITWAAAKRTFSTWLVYVIGVMYIAMVLGTSGYNYFNLFLKSIKNSDGSARWTTVQVNLIPIGGSAINVVFVWIWAFLSDILRTRWTLIVAQAIIAIMVAIILSIWTTNPSGTPLSAAYAGYFMAHIPLGTAPLIWAWLSDLAPQEPEERSLTVGAAIAGYYSISAWSQVLVWPASQAPYYKYGWQSSIAVCTLVVVLAVALRIVDVKFLKPKREAAMAVAMKEEPVPEITEEEAKDDSRGEIRPV, from the exons ATGGCGAACCTCAAGACTTTATTCCGCGCGGGAGCGGAAAAGGCGCCGAAAGCGTTGGCGCCGGCTGCGACAAAGGAGGAGAGAAGCCTGGTGAGAAGGCTGGACATTTTTCTGTTGACGTTTGGGTGCATTTCGCAGA TTATCAA GTTTTTGGACCAGTCGAACATAAATAGTGCGTATGTGTCGGGTATGAAGGAGGATTTGGGACTCTGGGGAAATGAGCTGAATCT CTTCACGACCTATTTCAACATTGCGTACTGCATCATGTTGATTCCCTCTCAAATCATCATGACGTACGTCCGACCGAGTTGGTGGCTGCCCTCGCTGGAAGTCATTTGGGGCATCATAACCGGTTTGGTGGCCATGACCACGAGCGCAAAACAAGTGTACATCCTGCGAGTATTTCTGGGCTTGTGCGAGAGCGCAGCCTATCCTGGCATGATTTCCCTATTTA TGTCGTGGTATACGCccttggaaatggcgaaacGAATCGGCTTCTACCATTCCTGCCAAGCAGTCGGCCAAATGATGTCAGGAGCAATGCAAGCATCAATCGTAAACACCATGGACGGGAGATACGGTCTCGCAGGCTGGAG GTGGATGTTTgtcatcaacgccatcattACCGTGATTTGGGGCTTCGCAGGCTACATCATGATTCCGGATTCGCCGCAGAACCCCAACCCCTGGGCCTTTTGGTTCAAGCGCGTTCATTCAGAGCATGCTTTGCAACGACTCGAGCGGGAGAACAGATTGGATGCGAAGCCTATTACTTGGGCTGCGGCAAA GCGCACATTTTCTACGTGGCTGGTGTATGTCATTGGCGTGATGTACATTGCCATGGTTCTCGGAACATCGGGATACAACTACTTTAATCTGTTCTTGAAGTCTATCAAGAATAGCGATGGTTCGGCGCGATGGACTACCGTACAGGTCAATCTCATCCCGATAGGCGGCAGTGCCATCAACGTCGTTTTTG TTTGGATCTGGGCGTTCTTGTCCGATATATTGAGAACCAGATGGACACTCATCGTAGCGCAAG CCATTATTGCCATTATGGTAGCAATCATTCTCAGCATTTGGACGACCAACCCCAGCGGCACTCCCTTATCAGCCGCATATGCCGGCTACTTCATGGCCCATATTCCTCTTGGTACAGCGCCGCTCATCTGGGCATGGTTGTCCGACCT TGCACCCCAAGAGCCCGAGGAGCGATCTCTCACTGTCGGCGCCGCCATCGCAGGCTATTACTCCATCTCGGCTTGGAGCCAGGTGCTCGTGTGGCCGGCCAGCCAGGCACCATACT ATAAATATGGTTGGCAGTCGTCTATTGCGGTTTGCACGCTTGTGGTTGTGCTGGCTGTTGCCTTGCGCATTGTCGATGTCAAGTTTCTCAA GCCGAAGCGGGAGGCAGCAATGGCGGTTGCAATGAAGGAGGAGCCGGTTCCTGAGATTActgaggaagaggcaaagGATGATTCGAGGGGCGAAATTCGACCCGTTTGA